A single region of the Synergistaceae bacterium genome encodes:
- a CDS encoding alpha/beta hydrolase has product MECIIYIHGKGGHPDEARYFRRLYDGCEIIGLDYRGTTPYDTKPEIIAEYESLSRKFGRVSVIAVSIGAYFCMNALKGKDVARAFFISPVVNMEKLIAGMMAYAGVSEAELEAKKEVDTEFGEKLSWECLRYVRDNPIEWTAPTWILHGEKDNLIPVGRVREFAQKHNAELTVMPGGDHWFHTDEQTAFLDEWFKRCISKEE; this is encoded by the coding sequence ATGGAGTGCATAATCTACATTCACGGTAAGGGCGGCCATCCTGACGAAGCACGGTACTTCCGCAGGCTGTACGATGGCTGCGAAATCATCGGGCTCGACTATCGCGGCACGACACCTTACGACACGAAACCCGAAATCATAGCTGAGTATGAGTCTCTGAGCAGAAAGTTCGGGCGTGTCTCGGTGATTGCCGTGAGCATCGGAGCATACTTCTGCATGAACGCGCTGAAGGGGAAGGACGTTGCGCGTGCGTTCTTCATCTCGCCTGTCGTGAACATGGAGAAGCTGATTGCTGGCATGATGGCCTATGCAGGAGTCAGCGAAGCGGAACTTGAGGCCAAGAAGGAGGTTGACACGGAGTTCGGCGAGAAGTTGTCGTGGGAGTGCCTGCGTTACGTTCGGGACAACCCGATCGAGTGGACGGCTCCGACGTGGATTCTTCACGGGGAGAAGGACAACCTGATTCCAGTGGGGAGAGTTCGTGAGTTTGCGCAGAAGCATAACGCAGAATTGACGGTGATGCCGGGAGGAGATCACTGGTTTCACACGGACGAGCAGACGGCATTTCTTGATGAGTGGTTCAAGAGGTGCATCAGCAAGGAGGAATGA
- a CDS encoding MerR family transcriptional regulator — MIYTMMEACRETGMTYQGLKFYCNAGLVPNVKRDKINRRIFDEHDIAWIKSLRQLRKCGMSIADMKEYMTLCLQGRDSIPERQAILARTRERLQSQIDEMKEAVKYIDGKQGFYDGVLSGAAEYISHLLPCACSLDRH, encoded by the coding sequence GTGATTTATACGATGATGGAAGCCTGCCGCGAAACCGGCATGACCTATCAAGGCCTCAAGTTCTACTGCAACGCCGGACTTGTCCCGAACGTAAAGCGCGACAAGATTAACCGCCGCATCTTCGACGAGCACGACATAGCATGGATAAAGAGCCTCCGGCAGCTCAGGAAGTGCGGGATGAGCATTGCCGACATGAAGGAGTACATGACACTGTGCCTTCAGGGCAGAGACAGCATTCCCGAACGTCAGGCTATACTTGCCCGGACAAGAGAGAGGCTGCAGAGCCAGATTGACGAGATGAAGGAGGCGGTGAAGTACATTGACGGCAAGCAGGGCTTCTATGACGGAGTGCTTTCCGGCGCGGCGGAATACATCAGCCACCTTCTGCCTTGTGCCTGCAGTCTGGACAGACACTAA
- a CDS encoding alpha/beta fold hydrolase, with amino-acid sequence MKKVIVVLVLLSLALPAHAIDIAKQGVFSSGGTVTEPLPGEFNVAENWLDFTRAGNTAHVDHANVFYQIPAGETKTPIVYLHGYGQTRTGWQSTPDGREGWSDIFLKKGRAAFLVDQPRRGAAGSTVRIVNNEQDTRANGTEYNPGDQAWYTHFRIGRGTPNRYEGSQFPAGEEALNQFLRQMTPNTGNYDVVVFGSALSAVLSDVRRMTGKKAVYITHSQGGRVGWQTDTENMAAIVAIEPGFAPEVGSETYKKFVAAKVPMVFYFGDYIDNGPEDIKSTAFWKSVLDQCRDFAKHYNEDGGDATVIYLPDEGITGNSHFMFQELNNKEIADHIEKWLESRGL; translated from the coding sequence GTGAAGAAGGTTATTGTGGTGCTGGTGCTGTTGTCGCTGGCACTTCCTGCGCACGCAATCGACATCGCGAAGCAGGGTGTATTCTCTTCGGGCGGGACGGTAACAGAGCCGCTTCCGGGAGAGTTCAACGTTGCGGAAAACTGGCTTGACTTCACCCGCGCAGGAAACACAGCGCATGTTGATCACGCAAACGTTTTCTATCAGATTCCTGCAGGGGAAACCAAGACCCCGATAGTATACCTTCACGGTTACGGGCAGACAAGAACAGGCTGGCAGAGTACGCCGGACGGACGCGAGGGCTGGAGCGACATCTTCTTGAAGAAAGGAAGAGCAGCGTTCCTCGTTGACCAGCCCAGACGCGGTGCGGCAGGCTCTACCGTCAGAATCGTGAACAACGAGCAGGATACCCGCGCGAACGGAACAGAGTACAATCCGGGAGATCAGGCATGGTACACACACTTCCGCATCGGTCGCGGAACACCGAACCGCTACGAAGGAAGTCAGTTCCCTGCAGGAGAAGAAGCGTTAAATCAGTTCCTGCGCCAGATGACACCTAACACGGGAAATTATGACGTAGTAGTTTTCGGTTCGGCTTTGAGCGCAGTGCTGTCTGACGTTCGCAGGATGACCGGCAAGAAGGCAGTCTACATCACACACTCTCAGGGAGGACGCGTCGGCTGGCAGACAGACACGGAGAACATGGCGGCAATTGTAGCAATAGAGCCGGGCTTCGCTCCTGAAGTCGGAAGCGAGACCTACAAGAAGTTTGTTGCGGCGAAAGTCCCGATGGTCTTCTACTTCGGCGACTACATCGATAACGGCCCGGAGGACATCAAGAGTACTGCATTCTGGAAGAGCGTACTTGACCAGTGCCGGGATTTCGCGAAGCATTACAATGAAGACGGCGGAGATGCTACAGTCATATATCTTCCTGATGAAGGAATAACGGGCAACAGTCATTTCATGTTCCAAGAGCTGAACAATAAGGAAATAGCAGACCACATAGAGAAGTGGCTAGAATCAAGGGGGTTGTAA
- a CDS encoding carboxylesterase/lipase family protein, with amino-acid sequence MIRKILAGLFVVLVLAGCAGAEIQAGPGIAVVDVEGGKLQGYIRNGIYTYHGVPYAQAERFMPPTKVPAWEGIRLALTYGTMSPQDTSREGDIFPPHYFWPHWEPRILAQSFSCQNLNIWTPALDDAKRPVMVWLHGGGHMMGAATVEDVYDGENLSRKGDVVVVSVNHRLNLEGFLNLSAYGEKYKDSFNQSTRDIIAALEWIRDNIANFGGDPANVTLFGQSGGAAKIITLMGTPSAKGLFHKAILESGATENSGMTLTPADTSRYVTELTLKNLGIAPEEVDKIIDVPYAELAAASNKALAQVAEEKNIINALGRRSLMWCPVVDGEFIPENPAETKFTDLAKDIPLIVGSCLNEWVSMPLLADMANTQSDNKNFWDDAKVGEMLMAKYGDKSDAIVNAFLKAYPYKTKADALYVDSWLRTRAKKIAALKADQQGAPVFTYVFTWETPIMGGYALAYHCSELPFVFNNVALSEMATGGGERAQALADKMSQAWIDFARTGNPGWEAYTRENGATMLFDDKPIVTHHHDDVLMNILVPDYVY; translated from the coding sequence ATGATACGCAAAATTTTAGCAGGTTTGTTTGTTGTGCTGGTGCTTGCCGGCTGTGCGGGAGCAGAGATTCAGGCCGGGCCGGGCATCGCAGTTGTCGACGTTGAAGGCGGAAAACTTCAGGGCTACATCCGCAACGGTATCTACACCTATCACGGAGTCCCTTACGCTCAGGCAGAACGCTTCATGCCCCCGACGAAAGTTCCCGCGTGGGAAGGCATCCGTCTCGCCCTGACCTACGGCACAATGTCCCCGCAGGACACCTCGCGTGAAGGAGACATCTTCCCGCCTCATTACTTCTGGCCGCACTGGGAACCCCGCATCCTCGCACAGAGCTTCAGCTGCCAGAACCTCAACATCTGGACACCCGCCCTCGACGACGCGAAACGTCCCGTAATGGTCTGGCTTCACGGCGGCGGACACATGATGGGAGCAGCTACGGTTGAGGACGTGTACGACGGCGAGAACCTCTCCCGCAAAGGTGATGTCGTCGTTGTCTCTGTGAACCACAGGCTGAACCTTGAAGGCTTCCTGAACCTCTCAGCTTACGGCGAAAAGTACAAGGATTCATTTAACCAGAGCACGCGCGACATCATCGCGGCTCTCGAATGGATACGCGACAACATCGCAAATTTCGGCGGAGACCCCGCGAATGTTACCCTCTTCGGACAGTCAGGAGGAGCAGCAAAGATTATCACCCTCATGGGAACGCCGTCAGCTAAGGGGCTGTTCCACAAGGCAATTCTCGAGAGCGGTGCAACTGAGAACTCAGGCATGACCTTAACGCCAGCAGACACGAGCCGTTACGTTACGGAACTCACGCTGAAGAATCTCGGCATTGCTCCTGAAGAGGTCGACAAGATTATTGATGTGCCTTATGCGGAGTTAGCCGCCGCATCGAACAAGGCATTAGCTCAGGTCGCGGAGGAGAAGAACATCATCAATGCACTCGGCCGCAGGTCGCTCATGTGGTGTCCTGTGGTTGACGGTGAATTTATCCCCGAGAACCCCGCCGAGACTAAGTTCACTGACCTCGCGAAGGATATTCCCCTCATCGTAGGCTCATGCCTCAATGAATGGGTGTCAATGCCGCTTCTTGCTGACATGGCGAACACTCAGAGCGACAACAAGAACTTCTGGGACGACGCGAAAGTCGGCGAGATGCTCATGGCGAAATACGGCGACAAGTCCGACGCAATCGTTAATGCGTTCCTTAAGGCTTACCCCTACAAGACGAAGGCTGATGCTCTGTACGTCGACTCGTGGCTCCGCACCCGCGCAAAGAAAATCGCGGCACTCAAGGCAGACCAACAGGGCGCGCCGGTCTTCACGTACGTATTCACGTGGGAGACCCCGATAATGGGCGGTTACGCTCTGGCCTATCACTGCTCAGAACTGCCCTTCGTGTTCAACAACGTTGCTTTGTCGGAAATGGCGACGGGCGGCGGAGAGAGGGCACAGGCACTCGCTGACAAGATGAGCCAGGCATGGATAGACTTTGCGCGCACCGGCAATCCCGGCTGGGAAGCGTACACCCGCGAGAACGGAGCAACAATGCTCTTCGACGACAAGCCTATAGTTACGCATCATCATGACGACGTGCTGATGAATATTCTCGTGCCGGATTATGTGTACTAA
- a CDS encoding alpha/beta hydrolase, with product MHLSIMPVKSFSPREPKTHNANAWGLVYGGAITANVEGQVNIHPITYELNGITIAANVYTPAGYDPSKKYPAVTVAHPNGGVKEQVSGLFAQRLAELGYITVAADAAFQGESGGQPRHTDIPFFRTEDIHGMVDLLMIYPGVDPERIGMLGICGGGGYTINAAKSEKRAKAVATLSMFNTGRVRREGYMSTQIKDIQERLAQASFARGEEAASGTVDFDALTDEYIESIPNDLYREGMKYYGKTHRHPHSTFEYTRSSLAALMTWDATDNLKLINVPLLMMAGSAADSLYLSEDAIEKATGTNDKELFLIPGALHIQTYYVPEYVEQEVSKLKEFFGRTL from the coding sequence ATGCACTTGTCAATCATGCCGGTAAAGTCCTTCTCGCCCCGCGAGCCGAAAACCCACAACGCCAACGCTTGGGGGCTGGTCTACGGGGGCGCAATCACCGCCAACGTCGAGGGTCAGGTCAACATTCACCCGATAACCTACGAGCTCAACGGCATAACGATAGCGGCAAACGTCTACACTCCCGCAGGCTATGACCCGTCGAAGAAGTATCCCGCAGTAACCGTCGCACATCCCAACGGCGGCGTTAAGGAGCAGGTTTCGGGACTGTTCGCGCAGAGGCTCGCTGAGCTGGGGTACATCACGGTTGCGGCTGATGCGGCGTTTCAGGGTGAGAGCGGAGGACAGCCCAGACACACGGATATTCCGTTCTTCAGGACTGAGGACATTCACGGGATGGTTGACCTGCTGATGATTTACCCGGGCGTTGACCCCGAGAGAATCGGGATGCTGGGTATCTGCGGAGGAGGCGGCTACACCATCAACGCGGCCAAGAGCGAGAAGCGCGCAAAGGCGGTCGCAACGCTGAGCATGTTCAACACGGGCAGGGTCAGGCGCGAAGGGTACATGAGCACGCAGATTAAGGACATTCAGGAGAGGCTGGCGCAGGCTTCGTTTGCGAGGGGCGAAGAAGCGGCATCAGGGACGGTAGATTTTGATGCTCTCACCGATGAATACATCGAGTCGATTCCGAACGACCTTTACCGCGAGGGCATGAAGTACTACGGAAAGACGCACAGGCACCCTCACTCAACGTTTGAGTACACGCGCTCAAGCCTCGCCGCACTCATGACTTGGGACGCAACGGACAACCTCAAGCTGATTAATGTACCACTGCTGATGATGGCGGGAAGTGCCGCTGATTCCCTCTACCTCAGCGAGGATGCAATAGAGAAGGCGACAGGCACAAACGACAAGGAATTATTCCTGATACCCGGAGCACTTCACATCCAGACGTACTATGTTCCCGAGTACGTTGAGCAGGAAGTCAGCAAGCTCAAGGAATTTTTCGGGCGGACACTGTAA
- a CDS encoding purine/pyrimidine permease yields MARHMVYGINDKPPFLIMLLSGAQHVLTLFGATTLVPLIFGPAMGMTPLQIASLISCVYFGMGVATLIQTSKKLGSGLPIVQGSSFSFIPSVMTVVALYKAQGAETIMQYMAGALIVGGVILSVIGYSRIVGVIRKVITPVVIGPVIMAIGFSLYDTAISGNAAKYWPASLGVVLLIFVFSLVIKNKYINIFAILLAIVLTYCACLGLSMSGVFAPGHPAYVSLDTVNEASWLRFSSFADLKGLIMPWGAPKFSVMAVTALLAGFFATMIESIGDYHSVSYASGVADPDTATISRGIGAEGLCCALSGLFGSVGTTSYTENIGLIGLTGVASRVVVRTGAVILILMSFIGKLSALIATMPSPIIGGAYIALFGTIGAMGIQVLMRADMSSQRNILIVGFAFLMALGLPGWVEANQAIFMNPESSQVMQTLGGMAWAVLKTPMAVAGLCAALCDSLIPGTDEERGINVQPE; encoded by the coding sequence ATGGCCAGACATATGGTTTATGGCATCAACGACAAGCCCCCCTTCCTCATAATGCTTCTGTCAGGAGCACAGCACGTGTTGACGCTTTTCGGTGCGACGACTCTGGTTCCCCTCATATTCGGTCCCGCAATGGGAATGACCCCGTTGCAAATAGCATCGTTAATCTCCTGCGTATATTTCGGAATGGGAGTAGCGACATTAATTCAGACAAGCAAGAAGCTCGGTTCAGGACTACCAATCGTTCAGGGATCGAGCTTTTCTTTTATCCCCAGCGTAATGACCGTCGTAGCTCTCTACAAGGCGCAGGGAGCAGAAACTATAATGCAGTACATGGCCGGTGCTCTGATAGTCGGAGGAGTAATCCTCTCGGTCATCGGCTACAGCAGAATCGTAGGAGTCATCCGCAAGGTCATCACTCCCGTAGTCATCGGCCCGGTCATCATGGCAATCGGCTTCTCGCTCTACGACACAGCAATCAGCGGCAACGCGGCCAAGTACTGGCCTGCCTCGCTGGGAGTTGTGCTGTTAATCTTCGTGTTCAGCCTCGTTATCAAGAACAAGTACATCAACATCTTCGCCATACTCCTCGCGATCGTCCTGACTTACTGCGCATGTCTTGGCCTCTCGATGAGCGGTGTATTCGCGCCCGGACATCCTGCATACGTGAGCCTTGACACAGTGAACGAGGCCTCATGGCTCAGGTTCTCGAGCTTCGCGGACCTGAAGGGGCTCATAATGCCGTGGGGAGCTCCGAAGTTCAGCGTAATGGCGGTAACTGCACTGCTTGCGGGGTTCTTCGCGACAATGATTGAGAGCATCGGCGACTACCACTCTGTGTCGTACGCGTCGGGAGTTGCTGACCCTGACACCGCGACAATCAGCAGGGGCATCGGCGCGGAAGGCCTGTGCTGTGCACTGTCGGGACTGTTCGGCTCAGTCGGAACAACCTCTTACACCGAGAACATCGGACTTATCGGGCTGACCGGCGTTGCATCAAGGGTAGTTGTCCGCACGGGAGCGGTAATCCTCATCCTCATGAGCTTCATCGGCAAGCTCAGTGCACTCATTGCGACGATGCCTTCACCGATAATCGGAGGTGCATACATCGCGCTGTTCGGCACAATCGGTGCAATGGGTATTCAGGTTCTGATGAGGGCTGACATGTCGAGCCAGAGGAATATATTAATTGTAGGGTTCGCGTTCTTGATGGCACTCGGCCTGCCCGGCTGGGTTGAAGCCAATCAGGCAATCTTCATGAACCCCGAGAGCTCGCAGGTCATGCAGACGCTCGGCGGAATGGCTTGGGCAGTGCTGAAGACACCGATGGCTGTTGCGGGACTTTGCGCGGCACTGTGCGACTCGCTCATTCCCGGAACGGACGAGGAACGCGGGATTAACGTTCAGCCGGAGTAA
- a CDS encoding DJ-1/PfpI family protein, producing the protein MKTAAIFLIDGFEETEALTTVDILRRGGVVVTTVSLMSGQEVVSKNKIPVCADAMFDAVKAQSFDMLILPGGTLNIKDHEGLQELVKKYHAEGKLIGAICAAPAALGKAGVLAGKTAVCYPGLEKHLEGARIGTHIVETDGNITTAKGPAVTPFFALKLLEILEGKAMADEVAEGFLIPLVYRG; encoded by the coding sequence ATGAAGACAGCGGCAATTTTCCTGATAGACGGTTTCGAGGAGACAGAGGCACTCACGACGGTAGACATTCTGCGTCGCGGGGGCGTGGTCGTAACGACAGTGTCCCTGATGTCCGGCCAAGAAGTGGTCAGCAAGAACAAGATTCCCGTATGTGCCGATGCGATGTTCGACGCGGTGAAGGCTCAAAGTTTCGACATGCTGATACTTCCCGGCGGAACGCTGAACATCAAGGATCACGAGGGCTTGCAGGAGCTCGTGAAGAAGTACCACGCTGAAGGCAAGCTCATCGGTGCGATATGCGCTGCTCCTGCGGCACTGGGCAAGGCGGGAGTTCTTGCGGGTAAGACTGCGGTCTGCTATCCCGGCCTCGAGAAGCATCTTGAGGGCGCACGCATAGGAACTCACATTGTGGAGACGGACGGCAACATCACGACAGCGAAAGGCCCTGCGGTAACACCGTTCTTTGCGCTGAAGCTGCTCGAGATTCTTGAGGGCAAGGCGATGGCGGACGAGGTAGCTGAAGGCTTCCTGATTCCTCTCGTGTACAGAGGCTAA
- a CDS encoding ABC transporter ATP-binding protein translates to MSEPIVEFRHITKRFPGIVANDDVSLTINKGEIFAVLGENGAGKSTLVSMLFGMYEPDEGEIYIRGRRERINSPRYATKLSIGMVHQEFRLVSNYTVTENIILGQEPRSKFLGLFPCVDIKKANADIAELSERYGLKINPEDIIENLNVASRQRVEILKMLYREAEILIFDEPTAVLTPQEIESFLDIVRGLRDNGKTIILITHKLNEIKAVADRCAILNHGKLAAILDVPSTSTDEMARLMVGREISFTTEKKPASFGDAVLSVSGMSVKSITGYEAVKNVSFEIHSGEVFAVAGVSGNGQNELADAIAGLMPCAGGSITLNGQDITRAGVRERIEAGIAYIPEDRHNVGLVLDFTLRDNFPLRLYYSPEFSRKGVISESAFNEHGQKLLERYDIRSSQGGATITRSMSGGNQQKAIIAREVDMRTPLIIFMQPTRGLDAGAVMNIHRQIVAERDRGAAVLLISLDLDEIMDCADTIAVIYNGSINKIAPASELTVDDIGLYMMGVRKS, encoded by the coding sequence ATGAGCGAACCCATCGTAGAGTTCCGGCACATAACGAAACGTTTTCCCGGCATCGTCGCGAATGATGATGTCTCGCTCACAATCAACAAGGGCGAGATTTTCGCGGTGCTCGGCGAGAACGGTGCGGGCAAATCCACGCTGGTGAGTATGCTGTTCGGAATGTATGAGCCTGACGAAGGGGAGATATATATTCGCGGCCGTCGTGAGCGGATTAACTCCCCGCGTTATGCTACGAAGCTGAGTATCGGCATGGTGCATCAGGAGTTCCGCCTTGTGTCGAACTACACCGTTACCGAAAACATAATACTTGGCCAAGAGCCCCGGAGCAAGTTTCTGGGGCTTTTCCCTTGTGTAGACATCAAGAAGGCCAATGCGGACATCGCGGAACTTTCCGAGCGTTACGGCCTCAAGATTAACCCTGAAGACATCATCGAGAACCTCAACGTAGCTTCACGTCAGAGGGTAGAGATTCTGAAGATGCTTTACCGCGAGGCGGAGATACTCATCTTCGACGAGCCTACCGCAGTCCTAACGCCTCAGGAGATAGAGTCGTTCCTAGACATCGTGAGGGGGCTTCGCGACAACGGCAAAACTATCATTCTCATCACCCACAAGCTCAACGAGATCAAGGCAGTCGCGGACAGGTGCGCAATCCTGAATCACGGCAAGTTAGCGGCAATCCTCGACGTGCCTTCAACCTCAACCGACGAGATGGCACGGCTCATGGTTGGACGCGAAATCTCCTTCACTACGGAGAAGAAGCCCGCATCGTTTGGTGATGCTGTGCTGAGTGTTTCGGGAATGAGCGTGAAGAGCATAACGGGCTATGAGGCAGTGAAGAACGTCAGCTTCGAGATTCATTCGGGCGAGGTGTTTGCGGTTGCTGGAGTCTCCGGGAACGGGCAGAACGAGCTGGCCGACGCAATCGCGGGACTAATGCCCTGCGCAGGAGGAAGCATCACTCTCAACGGACAGGACATTACCCGCGCAGGTGTGAGGGAGCGCATCGAGGCAGGAATAGCGTACATCCCTGAGGACAGGCACAACGTCGGGTTAGTGCTGGACTTCACGCTTCGTGATAACTTCCCGCTTCGCCTGTACTACAGCCCTGAGTTTTCGCGCAAAGGAGTAATCAGCGAGTCGGCCTTCAACGAGCACGGCCAGAAGCTGCTGGAACGTTACGACATCCGAAGCAGTCAGGGCGGAGCAACGATAACCCGTTCAATGTCCGGCGGAAACCAGCAGAAGGCAATCATCGCGCGTGAAGTCGACATGCGGACACCGTTAATCATCTTCATGCAGCCGACACGAGGCCTCGATGCCGGAGCAGTGATGAACATTCACAGGCAGATTGTCGCCGAACGGGACAGAGGAGCGGCGGTGCTGTTAATCTCCCTCGACCTCGACGAGATTATGGACTGCGCGGACACAATCGCCGTAATCTACAACGGAAGCATCAACAAGATAGCTCCCGCGAGTGAATTAACTGTAGATGATATAGGCCTGTACATGATGGGGGTGCGGAAATCATGA
- a CDS encoding BMP family ABC transporter substrate-binding protein, whose protein sequence is MKQCFIRSLAVVLFVSLFAGACSAEPVKTAIVTSPNDVHDGGFNENNYNGVLQFIETNPDSSYTTIQDKTGDPASCVKTVEDIAADYDAIVCVGFQFSGISELAEDNPDVKFLLVDTWPANSDGQEIEVSNINAMKFKEQEGGFLAGLAAALSTKTKKVAVVNGIAFPTNVNYQYGFMSGVNYANKHYGTDAQIVELASYSGTDVTGKQVGGNYVGSFIDQANGKIVGQALIREGCDVIFVAAGGAGMGVFTAAKEAKDVYIIGCDADQFDDGRNGEANVILTSSLKVMDKNDARVLRDVAAGNFKGGNFLLGAAEDSIDYVKAEGRHQLSADAITKLDAALALMKAGKILPASFYSGTMPDSFEGLDAE, encoded by the coding sequence ATGAAGCAGTGTTTTATTCGTTCACTTGCTGTTGTGCTGTTCGTCTCTTTGTTCGCCGGAGCATGTTCCGCCGAACCCGTAAAAACCGCTATCGTTACTTCACCTAATGACGTTCACGACGGCGGCTTCAACGAGAACAACTATAACGGAGTGCTTCAGTTCATCGAGACCAACCCTGACTCGTCCTACACGACAATTCAGGACAAGACCGGCGACCCTGCCTCGTGCGTAAAGACCGTAGAGGACATCGCAGCAGACTATGACGCAATCGTGTGCGTGGGCTTCCAGTTCTCGGGCATCTCCGAACTCGCAGAGGACAACCCTGATGTGAAGTTCCTGCTTGTTGACACTTGGCCGGCAAATTCCGACGGACAGGAAATCGAGGTCAGCAACATCAACGCTATGAAGTTCAAGGAGCAGGAGGGCGGATTCCTCGCAGGTCTCGCGGCGGCACTCTCCACTAAGACGAAGAAGGTTGCTGTCGTGAACGGTATAGCTTTCCCAACGAACGTGAATTACCAGTACGGCTTCATGTCTGGCGTGAATTATGCCAATAAGCATTACGGCACGGACGCGCAGATTGTGGAGCTCGCTTCATACTCAGGGACTGACGTAACCGGCAAGCAGGTCGGCGGAAACTACGTCGGCTCGTTCATCGACCAAGCTAACGGAAAGATAGTCGGACAGGCATTAATCCGTGAGGGCTGTGATGTAATCTTCGTTGCGGCAGGCGGTGCCGGAATGGGAGTGTTCACGGCGGCAAAAGAGGCTAAGGACGTGTACATCATCGGCTGTGATGCTGACCAGTTCGACGACGGCAGGAACGGAGAAGCTAACGTTATCCTGACGAGCTCGCTGAAGGTCATGGACAAGAACGACGCGAGAGTGTTAAGGGATGTTGCGGCGGGGAACTTCAAGGGCGGCAACTTCCTGCTTGGTGCGGCAGAGGACTCGATAGACTACGTCAAGGCAGAAGGACGGCATCAGCTCAGCGCGGACGCAATCACGAAACTTGACGCGGCACTTGCACTCATGAAGGCCGGCAAGATTCTTCCTGCTTCCTTCTACTCCGGCACAATGCCCGACAGCTTCGAGGGACTTGACGCGGAATGA
- a CDS encoding alpha/beta hydrolase, protein MCTKNVIAVLLLLAVGGTASAFGAVNADTKIADVINMFPDYGRLLFPVNDRYYHGDTLGTLGLTWYSNIKPSRTVDIVNYLLGEVNEGRQVFYRIYPDDDPRARNTGLFFFRGKAGAKFAVCNAGGGFVFVGAMHDSFPHALEISRKGYNAFALIYRPDTACEDLARAIAFIHDHAEELGVDVKGYSLWGGSAGARMAAWLGSYGTESFGEKAYPRPSAVIMQYTGLSEVTGSEPPTYNCVGTEDGIAPYQVMQRRINAIKSSGTDTMIEVFPGLSHGFGLGEGTIAEGWINNALSFWLKQR, encoded by the coding sequence ATGTGTACTAAGAATGTTATTGCTGTCCTGCTCCTGCTCGCTGTGGGCGGGACAGCTTCTGCCTTCGGGGCAGTGAACGCGGACACAAAGATAGCTGACGTGATTAACATGTTCCCTGATTACGGGCGGCTACTCTTCCCCGTTAATGACAGATACTATCACGGCGACACTCTCGGGACGCTCGGCCTCACGTGGTACAGCAACATAAAGCCTTCACGCACCGTTGACATCGTGAACTACCTGCTTGGTGAAGTGAACGAGGGGCGGCAGGTCTTCTACCGCATATACCCTGATGATGACCCGAGAGCCAGAAACACCGGGCTGTTCTTCTTCAGGGGGAAAGCGGGCGCGAAGTTCGCGGTCTGCAATGCGGGCGGAGGGTTTGTGTTCGTCGGGGCAATGCATGATAGCTTCCCTCACGCGCTCGAGATTTCTCGGAAGGGCTACAATGCTTTTGCGCTCATCTACCGTCCAGACACAGCATGTGAAGACCTCGCACGTGCTATAGCCTTCATACATGACCACGCAGAAGAACTCGGCGTTGACGTTAAGGGCTATTCGCTCTGGGGAGGAAGCGCGGGTGCAAGGATGGCGGCATGGCTCGGAAGTTACGGCACGGAGTCCTTCGGCGAGAAAGCGTACCCCAGACCTTCAGCCGTGATAATGCAGTACACAGGCCTCAGCGAGGTTACCGGCAGCGAACCGCCGACGTATAACTGTGTGGGAACGGAAGACGGCATAGCTCCCTATCAGGTTATGCAGAGACGCATCAACGCCATCAAGTCCAGCGGCACGGACACGATGATAGAGGTATTTCCGGGACTGTCTCACGGCTTCGGGTTAGGTGAGGGCACAATTGCTGAAGGATGGATCAATAATGCACTGTCATTCTGGCTGAAGCAAAGGTGA